In Juglans regia cultivar Chandler chromosome 5, Walnut 2.0, whole genome shotgun sequence, the following are encoded in one genomic region:
- the LOC109002614 gene encoding putative 12-oxophytodienoate reductase 11, giving the protein MTAQTPIIPLLTPYKMGNFNLSHRIVLAPLTRMRSYGHIPQPHAAIYYSQRATNGGLLITEATGVSETAPGLPHTPGIWTKEQVESWKPIVDAVHDKGGIFFCQLWHAGRVSYRGLQPNEQAPISSTNKPLTVKYEPDGVDVSQFTPPRQLRVDEIPQIVNDFRIAARNAIEAGFDGVEIHGAHGYLIDQFLKDHVNDRTDQYGGSLKNRCKFALEVVEAVSSEIGADKVGIRLSPFIDYMESGDSNPTSLGIYMAESLNKYGIVYCHMVEPRMNTAEEKYEGPYSLLPMKKAFMGTFMAAGGYDREGGNNAITENHTDLVAYGRLFLANPDLPTRFQLDASLNKYKRETFYIPDSVVGYTDYPFLDENVA; this is encoded by the exons atgaCTGCTCAGACTCCCATCATCCCTCTTCTTACTCCTTACAAGATGGGAAACTTCAATCTTTCTCACAG AATAGTTTTGGCACCATTGACCAGAATGAGGTCGTATGGCCATATTCCCCAGCCACATGCTGCCATATATTATTCGCAGAGAGCCACCAATGGCGGTCTCCTAATAACTGAAGCGACTGGAGTTTCTGAAACTGCTCCTGG GCTCCCTCACACGCCGGGGATATGGACAAAGGAGCAAGTTGAGTCGTGGAAACCAATCGTAGATGCTGTTCATGACAAGGGTGGAATCTTCTTTTGTCAACTTTGGCATGCAGGGAGGGTTTCATATCGAG GCTTACAGCCAAATGAGCAAGCTCCAATCTCTTCTACCAACAAGCCTTTAACTGTTAAATATGAACCTGATGGAGTTGATGTTTCACAGTTCACCCCACCAAGGCAGCTAAGGGTAGATGAAATTCCTCAAATTGTTAATGACTTTAGAATTGCTGCGAGGAACGCTATTGAGGCTG GTTTTGATGGAGTTGAGATCCATGGGGCTCATGGTTACCTAATTGACCAGTTTCTGAAAGATCATGTAAATGATCGAACAGACCAATATGGTGGATCCCttaaaaatcgttgcaaatttGCATTGGAAGTAGTCGAAGCTGTTTCTAGTGAGATAGGAGCAGACAAGGTTGGAATAAGGTTGTCTCCTTTTATAGACTATATGGAATCTGGAGACTCAAACCCAACATCATTAGGCATATACATGGCTGAATCcttaaataaatatgggattGTTTACTGCCACATGGTTGAGCCTAGAATGAACACAGCTGAAGAAAAATATGAAGGTCCTTACAGTCTTCTACCAATGAAAAAAGCTTTTATGGGTACCTTTATGGCTGCCGGGGGCTATGACAGGGAAGGTGGGAACAATGCCATCACTGAAAATCACACAGATCTTGTTGCTTATGGTCGGTTATTTTTAGCCAATCCAGATTTACCCACAAGATTTCAACTCGATGCCTCTCTCAACAAATATAAGAGAGAGACATTCTACATTCCTGATTCTGTTGTTGGTTATACTGATTATCCGTTTCTTGATGAGAATGTTGCTTAG
- the LOC109002604 gene encoding uncharacterized protein LOC109002604, which translates to MIPHQYSIIVNGAGARQRRACLASAFRTAFACTIVGCTTLYGPAFLHRQIAFPAFSYVTVILIIVADATLGDALRGCWLALYATVQSLGPAIFCLWVIGPARLSSLTTALAVALGSFVVVLPESTHLVAKRIALGQIVIVYVVAFINGEHTQPVMHPVHLAASTALGVLACVLSLLLPYPRLACYEVKQNCKLLSENASERLKLFVRAFCAENSTSALASISQAKSLDGTGTKLLSSIKRHQGSMQWEGLSVKGFELGWHMIKAGDRLQDLEIPFKGMEMALTSISSYPVEILLDRELKDHGLLRLEEILSLLIKQGECFLPYSHPLTVPESSAEEIMKSLQTLQTIPTAQEDLPPYFFIFCMKFLHSKLLTKPSDSKRNNPVQKNENSTDPCQINVFSLKGVWNNWPMKVSRERLLAAFKCSLSLGLAVLFGLLYSKGNGYWSGLPVAISLASAREAIFIVANVKAQGTVLGTVYGVLVCSVFGRFLSLRFLSLLPWFVFASFLQRSQMYGQAGGISAVIGAVMILGRKNYGPPSQFAIARITETFIGLSCSIMVELILQRTRASTLAKAQLSKSLGLLHECVTSVSIINEDSKSKLERNQKRLKIQVSELGKVITEAEVEPNFWFLPFHSASYSKILNSLSKMEDLLLFSAHAISFLQEDQSQGVLDQDSWKEFVDKLEDDLKLIKEIIGSSIKCFEQFILMKSLTLLEKELAQNKVSCDLELGKSRNPNIILDSSLHEHEIEKIIDSYLQHSKELDKILHIESDQYELLKCHKVLSLTALGFCISSLVRETAEMEKKIIELVRWENPSSHIDMYELSCKLRSLYK; encoded by the exons ATGATTCCCCACCAATATTCCATTATTGTTAATGGAGCTGGCGCAAGGCAGCGGCGTGCGTGCCTCGCCTCCGCTTTTCGTACTGCATTCGCCTGCACTATTGTGGGCTGCACCACCCTCTACGGCCCTGCCTTCCTCCATCGCCAAATAGCCTTCCCAGCATTTTCCTACGTAACTGTAATTCTAATCATTGTCGCCGATGCAACATTAGGTGACGCATTGCGTGGCTGCTGGCTCGCGCTCTACGCCACGGTCCAGAGCCTCGGTCCAGCCATCTTCTGCCTGTGGGTGATCGGACCCGCCCGGTTGTCGAGCTTAACCACTGCTCTTGCGGTGGCGCTAGGCTCATTTGTGGTGGTCCTTCCCGAGTCCACTCACTTGGTAGCAAAGCGCATAGCGTTGGGTCAGATTGTGATTGTGTACGTGGTTGCTTTTATCAATGGGGAGCACACTCAGCCCGTCATGCATCCTGTCCATCTAGCGGCAAGTACGGCACTTGGAGTCTTGGCTTGTGTTCTGTCCTTGTTGCTTCCTTACCCACGGCTAGCCTGTTACGAG GTGAAACAGAACTGCAAGCTACTCTCTGAGAATGCTTCAGAGAGGCTAAAGCTCTTTGTGAGAGCATTCTGTGCCGAGAACAGCACGTCCGCTCTTGCATCAATCTCTCAAGCTAAGTCCTTAGATGGGACAGGAACCAAACTTCTTTCAAGTATCAAAAGGCACCAG GGAAGCATGCAGTGGGAGGGACTTTCAGTCAAAGGTTTTGAACTCGGATGGCACATGATCAAGGCAGGAGACAGATTGCAAGATTTAGAGATACCTTTCAAAGGGATGGAAATGGCTTTAACAAGTATTTCGTCATATCCAGTTGAAATATTGCTGGATAGAGAGCTCAAAGATCATGGTTTGCTTCGACTAGAGGAAATCTTGAGTCTACTTATAAAACAAGGCGAGTGCTTTTTGCCCTACAGTCATCCACTAACCGTTCCCGAGTCCAGTGCAGAAGAGATAATGAAATCGCTTCAAACCCTTCAAACCATTCCAACAGCCCAAGAAGATTTACccccatatttcttcatattctgCATGAAATTCCTTCATAGCAAATTGTTGACTAAACCATCTGATTCCAAAAGAAACAACCCAgttcagaaaaatgaaaattctacTGATCCATGTCAAATAAATGTGTTCTCCTTAAAAGGGGTTTGGAACAATTGGCCCATGAAGGTAAGCAGAGAAAGGTTATTGGCAGCATTTAAATGTTCACTTTCTCTGGGCCTTGCAGTGCTATTTGGGTTGCTGTATAGCAAGGGGAATGGATACTGGTCAGGACTCCCTGTGGCGATCAGTCTGGCATCAGCCAGGGAGGCAATATTCATAGTTGCCAACGTTAAAGCACAGGGGACGGTCTTAGGAACCGTGTATGGAGTATTggtttgttctgtttttggaaGGTTCTTGTCATTAAGATTCTTATCTCTTCTTCCATGGTTCGTGTTCGCGAGCTTTCTACAGCGTAGCCAAATGTATGGGCAGGCGGGAGGAATTTCTGCAGTTATTGGAGCAGTAATGATACTGGGAAGGAAAAATTATGGTCCTCCAAGTCAATTTGCGATAGCAAGAATTACCGAAACATTCATTGGATTGTCCTGTTCAATAATGGTTGAACTTATCTTGCAGCGCACTAGAgcttcaaccctagcaaaagcTCAACTCTCAAAAAGCCTCGGGTTATTGCACGAGTGTGTCACCTCAGTAAGCATTATTAATGAAGACAGCAAATCCAAATTGGAAAGGAATCAGAAGAGGCTGAAAATCCAAGTAAGCGAGCTAGGGAAGGTCATTACAGAAGCTGAGGTGGAACCCAATTTCTGGTTTTTACCTTTCCATAGTGCTAGCTATAGTAAGATATTAAATTCCTTGTCAAAAATGGAGGACCTCTTGCTTTTTAGTGCTCATGCAATTAGTTTCCTTCAAGAAGATCAATCACAAGGAGTGCTTGATCAGGATTCATGGAAGGAATTTGTCGACAAGCTAGAAGATGACCTTAAACTCATCAAGGAAATCATTGGCTCGtcaataaaatgttttgaacaATTCATTTTGATGAAATCGCTGACATTACTTGAAAAGGAGCTAGCACAGAATAAGGTTTCTTGTGATCTTGAGCTGGGAAAATCACGAAACCCAAACATTATTTTGGATTCCAGTTTACATGAACATGAGATAGAGAAGATAATAGATTCATATCTCCAACATTCGAAAGAACTTGacaaaatattacatattgaAAGTGATCAGTACGAGCTGCTTAAGTGCCATAAGGTTCTAAGCTTGACTGCCCTAGGGTTTTGCATCAGTAGTTTAGTGAGAGAAACGGCTGAgatggaaaagaaaatcatagaaCTTGTTCGGTGGGAGAATCCTTCAAGCCACATCGATATGTATGAATTATCATGTAAGCTACGTTCTTTATACAAATAA
- the LOC109002633 gene encoding histone H4, translating to MSGRGKGGKGLGKGGAKRHRKVLRDNIQGITKPAIRRLARRGGVKRISGLIYEETRGVLKIFLENVIRDAVTYTEHARRKTVTAMDVVYALKRQGRTLYGFGG from the coding sequence ATGTCGGGACGTGGTAAGGGAGGTAAGGGTTTGGGCAAGGGAGGAGCAAAGCGTCACCGTAAGGTCCTCCGGGACAACATCCAAGGCATCACCAAGCCTGCGATACGCCGTTTAGCTCGTAGGGGTGGTGTGAAGCGTATCAGCGGACTGATCTACGAGGAGACTAGAGGTGTCCTCAAGATCTTCTTGGAGAACGTCATTCGTGATGCCGTGACATACACCGAGCACGCAAGGAGAAAGACTGTGACAGCCATGGACGTGGTTTACGCTTTGAAGAGGCAGGGAAGGACTCTCTATGGATTTGGTGGTTAG
- the LOC109002634 gene encoding uncharacterized protein LOC109002634 has translation MPKFDPWPVFFKREWNRNWPFLVGFAITGAIITKLSLGLTEEDAKNSAFVQRHKR, from the exons ATGCCGAAGTTCGATCCGTGGCCGGTGTTCTTCAAGAGAGAGTGGAATCGGAACTGGCCTTTCCTGGTGGGTTTCGCCATTACTGGAGCCATCATCACCAAGTTGTCTCTTGGTCTCACTG AGGAAGATGCGAAGAACTCTGCCTTCGTTCAGAGGCACAAGAGGTAA